From Pseudomonas poae, the proteins below share one genomic window:
- a CDS encoding aldehyde dehydrogenase (NADP(+)) encodes MTQFPGHNYIGGQRSAHGSIKLQSVDAGTGEALPQDFYQATPQEVDAAAKAAAAAYPAYRALSAARRAQFLDAIADELDALSDNFIELVCRETALPAARIKGERGRTSGQMRLFATVLRRGDFYGARIDKALPERQPLPRPDLRQYRIGLGPVAVFGASNFPLAFSTAGGDTAAALAAGCPVVFKAHSGHMATAEQVADAIIRAAEATEMPKGVFNMIFGGGVGEALVKHPAIQAVGFTGSLKGGRALCDMAAARPQPIPVFAEMSSINPVIVLPQALSARADTVARDLTASVVQGCGQFCTNPGLVIGIASPEFTAFTQQVARLIGDQPAQTMLNAGTLSSYGKGLEKLLAHPGIQHLAGSAQAGKQAQPQLFKADVSLLIDGDEVLQEEVFGPTTVFVEVADQAQLSAALHGLHGQLTATIIGEPADFQQFAELTPLLEQKVGRILLNGYPTGVEVCDSMVHGGPYPATSDARGTSVGTLAIDRFLRPVCFQNYPDSLLPDALKNANPLRIQRLVDGTPSRDAL; translated from the coding sequence ATGACTCAGTTCCCAGGCCACAACTACATCGGCGGCCAGCGTAGCGCCCACGGCAGCATCAAACTGCAAAGCGTCGACGCCGGTACGGGCGAAGCCTTGCCTCAGGACTTCTACCAGGCCACCCCTCAGGAAGTCGACGCCGCCGCCAAGGCCGCCGCCGCAGCGTATCCGGCTTACCGCGCATTGAGCGCTGCACGCCGTGCGCAGTTCCTGGACGCGATAGCCGACGAACTGGATGCCCTGAGCGATAACTTCATCGAGTTGGTCTGCCGCGAAACCGCGCTGCCCGCCGCGCGCATCAAAGGCGAGCGCGGGCGTACCAGCGGCCAGATGCGTTTGTTCGCCACCGTGCTGCGGCGCGGTGATTTCTATGGTGCGCGTATCGACAAGGCACTGCCGGAGCGCCAACCGCTGCCGCGCCCGGACCTGCGCCAATACCGTATCGGCCTGGGCCCGGTGGCGGTGTTTGGCGCCAGCAACTTTCCCCTGGCGTTTTCCACGGCGGGTGGCGACACCGCTGCGGCATTGGCGGCCGGTTGCCCGGTGGTGTTCAAGGCCCACAGCGGGCATATGGCGACGGCCGAGCAGGTCGCCGATGCGATCATCCGTGCGGCCGAGGCCACCGAGATGCCGAAGGGGGTGTTCAATATGATCTTCGGCGGCGGCGTCGGTGAGGCGCTGGTCAAGCACCCGGCGATCCAGGCGGTCGGCTTTACCGGCTCGCTCAAGGGCGGCCGCGCCTTGTGCGATATGGCAGCGGCGCGCCCGCAGCCGATCCCGGTGTTTGCCGAGATGTCGAGCATCAACCCGGTGATTGTGTTGCCTCAGGCGTTGTCGGCGCGTGCCGACACCGTGGCCCGCGACCTGACCGCCTCGGTGGTGCAAGGCTGTGGCCAGTTCTGTACCAACCCCGGTCTGGTGATCGGCATCGCCTCGCCTGAATTCACCGCGTTTACCCAGCAAGTGGCCCGACTGATCGGCGATCAACCGGCACAGACCATGCTGAACGCCGGCACCTTGAGCAGCTACGGCAAGGGCCTCGAAAAGCTGCTGGCGCACCCCGGCATTCAACATCTGGCCGGCAGCGCCCAGGCCGGCAAGCAGGCACAGCCGCAGTTGTTCAAGGCCGATGTGAGCCTGTTGATCGACGGCGATGAGGTGCTGCAGGAAGAAGTGTTCGGCCCCACCACGGTGTTTGTCGAGGTCGCTGACCAAGCCCAACTCAGCGCCGCCTTGCACGGCCTGCACGGCCAACTGACCGCCACGATCATTGGCGAACCGGCGGATTTTCAGCAGTTCGCCGAACTCACGCCGCTGTTGGAACAGAAGGTCGGGCGCATCCTGCTCAACGGCTACCCGACCGGCGTCGAGGTGTGCGACTCGATGGTGCATGGCGGCCCATACCCGGCGACGTCCGATGCCCGTGGCACCTCGGTCGGCACCCTGGCCATCGACCGTTTCCTGCGCCCCGTGTGCTTCCAGAACTACCCTGATAGCCTGCTGCCCGACGCGTTGAAAAATGCCAACCCGTTGCGTATCCAGCGGCTGGTGGATGGCACGCCATCGCGCGACGCGCTGTAA
- the gguC gene encoding GguC family protein, which yields MRLVQFELRNGERRVGVVEGSKLREVQTARSVRELAMAAIEAGVGLAHQVNSLGLGDSHDYAALLADLKILPPLDHPDPAHMLISGTGLTHLGSASARDKMHQGGDETALTDTMRIFKWGVEGGKPAAGQAGVQPEWFYKGDGSTVVRPGAAFAVPPFADDAGEEPEIAGLYVIGRDSKPYRLGFAVGNEFSDHVMERKNYLYLAHSKLRNCSYGPELRVGELPQHLAGTSRILRNGEEIWRNEFLSGEANMCHSLENLEYHHFKYSQFLKPGDVHVHFFGTATLSFADGIRTQPGDVFEISQAEFGAPLINTVGQVDAVFEPGQVTPL from the coding sequence ATGCGTTTAGTTCAGTTCGAGTTGCGCAACGGCGAGCGCCGGGTCGGCGTGGTGGAAGGCAGCAAGCTGCGTGAAGTGCAGACCGCACGCAGCGTGCGCGAGCTGGCGATGGCCGCCATCGAAGCTGGCGTGGGCCTGGCGCATCAGGTGAACAGCCTGGGCCTGGGCGACAGCCATGACTACGCCGCGCTGCTGGCCGACCTGAAAATCCTGCCACCGCTGGACCACCCCGACCCGGCGCATATGCTGATCAGCGGCACCGGCCTGACCCACCTGGGCAGTGCCTCGGCGCGGGACAAGATGCACCAGGGCGGTGACGAAACCGCACTGACCGACACCATGCGCATCTTCAAATGGGGCGTGGAGGGCGGCAAGCCTGCGGCCGGCCAGGCGGGCGTGCAACCGGAGTGGTTCTACAAGGGCGACGGCAGCACCGTGGTACGCCCGGGCGCAGCCTTTGCGGTGCCGCCGTTTGCCGACGATGCAGGTGAAGAACCGGAGATCGCCGGCCTGTACGTCATCGGCCGTGACAGCAAGCCCTATCGCCTGGGTTTTGCGGTGGGCAACGAGTTCTCCGATCACGTGATGGAGCGCAAGAACTACCTGTACCTGGCCCATTCCAAGCTGCGCAATTGCAGCTATGGGCCGGAGCTGCGCGTGGGTGAGTTGCCCCAGCACCTGGCGGGCACCAGCCGCATCCTGCGTAACGGCGAGGAAATCTGGCGGAACGAATTCCTCAGCGGCGAGGCCAATATGTGCCACAGCCTGGAAAACCTCGAGTACCACCACTTCAAATACAGCCAGTTCCTCAAGCCGGGCGATGTGCATGTGCATTTTTTCGGCACCGCGACATTGTCATTCGCCGACGGTATACGTACCCAACCGGGCGACGTGTTCGAGATCAGCCAGGCCGAGTTCGGCGCGCCGCTGATCAACACGGTCGGCCAGGTCGACGCGGTATTCGAGCCCGGCCAAGTAACCCCCCTTTAA
- a CDS encoding dihydroxy-acid dehydratase, which yields MPDKKPGLRSAQWFGTADKNGFMYRSWMKNQGIADHQFHGKPIIGICNTWSELTPCNAHFRQIAEHVKRGVIEAGGFPVEFPVFSNGESNLRPTAMLTRNLASMDVEEAIRGNPIDGVVLLTGCDKTTPALLMGAASCDVPAIVVTGGPMLNGKHKGQDIGSGTVVWQLSEQVKAGTITLDDFLAAEGGMSRSAGTCNTMGTASTMACMAEALGTSLPHNAAIPAVDARRYVLAHMSGMRAVEMVREDLKLSKILTKEAFENAIRVNAAIGGSTNAVIHLKAIAGRIGVELDLDDWTRMGRGMPTIVDLQPSGRFLMEEFYYAGGLPAVLRRLGEANLIPHPNALTVNGKTLGENTKDSPIYGQDEVIRTLDNPIRADGGICVLRGNLAPLGAVLKPSAASPELMQHRGRAVVFENFDMYKARINDPELEVDANSILVMKNCGPKGYPGMAEVGNMGLPAKLLAQGVTDMVRISDARMSGTAYGTVVLHVAPEAAAGGPLATVKEGDWIELDCANGRLHLDIPDAELAARMADLKPPQNLIVGGYRQLYIDHVLQADQGCDFDFLVGCRGAEVPRHSH from the coding sequence ATGCCTGACAAAAAGCCCGGCCTACGCTCCGCCCAGTGGTTTGGTACCGCCGACAAAAACGGCTTCATGTACCGCAGCTGGATGAAGAACCAGGGCATTGCCGACCATCAGTTCCATGGCAAGCCGATCATCGGTATCTGCAACACCTGGTCGGAACTGACCCCGTGCAACGCGCATTTCCGCCAGATCGCCGAGCACGTCAAACGCGGCGTGATCGAGGCCGGTGGCTTCCCGGTGGAGTTCCCGGTGTTCTCCAACGGCGAATCCAACCTGCGCCCGACCGCCATGCTCACCCGCAACCTGGCGAGCATGGATGTAGAGGAAGCCATTCGCGGCAACCCCATCGACGGCGTGGTGCTGCTGACCGGTTGCGACAAGACCACCCCGGCGCTGCTGATGGGCGCGGCCAGTTGCGACGTGCCGGCCATCGTGGTCACCGGCGGGCCGATGCTCAACGGCAAGCACAAAGGCCAGGACATCGGCTCGGGCACGGTGGTGTGGCAGCTCAGCGAACAGGTCAAGGCCGGCACGATTACCCTGGATGATTTCCTCGCGGCCGAGGGCGGCATGTCGCGCTCGGCGGGCACCTGCAACACCATGGGCACGGCGTCGACCATGGCCTGCATGGCCGAGGCGCTGGGCACGTCCCTGCCCCACAACGCGGCGATCCCGGCGGTGGATGCGCGGCGGTATGTGCTGGCGCATATGTCCGGCATGCGCGCCGTGGAGATGGTGCGCGAGGACTTGAAGCTGTCGAAGATCCTGACCAAAGAGGCGTTTGAAAACGCGATCCGCGTAAACGCGGCCATCGGCGGCTCGACCAATGCGGTGATTCACTTGAAGGCTATCGCCGGGCGCATCGGCGTCGAGTTGGATCTGGATGACTGGACCCGTATGGGCCGTGGCATGCCGACCATCGTCGACCTGCAGCCGTCGGGGCGCTTCCTGATGGAAGAGTTCTACTATGCCGGTGGCCTGCCCGCCGTGTTGCGCCGCCTCGGTGAAGCCAACCTGATCCCGCACCCGAACGCCCTGACCGTCAACGGCAAGACGTTGGGCGAGAACACCAAGGACTCGCCGATCTACGGCCAGGACGAAGTGATCCGCACCCTCGACAACCCGATCCGCGCCGACGGCGGCATCTGCGTGCTGCGCGGCAATTTGGCGCCATTGGGCGCGGTGCTCAAGCCGTCGGCGGCCAGCCCCGAACTGATGCAGCACCGGGGCCGCGCCGTGGTGTTCGAAAACTTCGACATGTACAAGGCGCGTATCAATGACCCCGAGCTGGAGGTGGACGCCAACTCGATCCTGGTCATGAAAAACTGCGGGCCCAAGGGTTACCCGGGCATGGCCGAAGTCGGCAATATGGGCCTGCCGGCCAAGCTGCTGGCCCAGGGCGTGACGGATATGGTGCGTATTTCCGATGCGCGCATGAGCGGCACCGCCTACGGCACCGTGGTGCTGCACGTGGCACCGGAAGCCGCAGCCGGTGGCCCGCTGGCCACGGTAAAGGAAGGTGACTGGATCGAACTCGACTGCGCCAACGGCCGCCTGCACCTGGACATCCCCGACGCAGAGCTGGCGGCGCGCATGGCCGACCTGAAACCGCCGCAGAATCTGATCGTCGGCGGCTATCGCCAACTGTATATCGACCATGTGCTGCAGGCCGACCAGGGCTGCGATTTTGACTTCCTGGTGGGTTGCCGAGGGGCGGAAGTCCCCCGGCATTCCCACTAA
- a CDS encoding FadR/GntR family transcriptional regulator gives MDHQPPKPRKSMHAQIVQDLGMHIVSGRFKPEERLPMEATLCEEYKVSRSVLREATRVLSAKGLVYSKPRVGAVVRPRLKWHLLDPDVLSWLMQSTPHSEFFNTLAGVRRILEPEIAAMAATTATDEDIATIEQAYLGMETAQTHEQLLQADLDFHRAIADATRNDLLAYMCNMLSLPLRESINITNRRPDIQGLSLPRHKAILTAIQNRDALGARHASLVQLDDTRVALDTVMNVLTPL, from the coding sequence ATGGATCACCAGCCGCCCAAACCGCGCAAGAGCATGCATGCCCAGATCGTTCAGGACTTGGGCATGCACATCGTTTCCGGCCGCTTCAAGCCCGAAGAACGCCTGCCCATGGAGGCCACGCTCTGCGAGGAGTACAAGGTCAGCCGCTCGGTGCTGCGCGAGGCGACCCGGGTGCTCAGCGCCAAGGGCCTGGTGTATTCCAAGCCACGGGTGGGCGCGGTGGTGCGGCCACGCTTGAAATGGCATTTGCTCGACCCGGATGTGCTGTCCTGGTTGATGCAGTCCACGCCCCACAGTGAGTTTTTCAACACCCTGGCCGGTGTGCGGCGGATTCTTGAACCGGAAATCGCCGCCATGGCCGCGACCACCGCCACCGATGAAGACATCGCCACCATCGAACAAGCCTACCTGGGCATGGAAACCGCGCAAACCCACGAACAGCTGCTGCAAGCCGACCTGGACTTCCACCGCGCCATCGCCGATGCCACCCGCAACGACCTGCTGGCCTATATGTGCAACATGCTTTCATTGCCGTTGCGCGAGTCGATCAACATCACCAACCGCCGCCCGGATATCCAGGGCCTGAGCCTGCCCCGGCACAAGGCGATCCTTACCGCGATCCAGAACCGCGACGCGCTTGGGGCGCGGCATGCGTCGCTGGTGCAGTTGGATGACACGCGGGTAGCGCTGGATACGGTGATGAATGTGCTCACGCCGCTCTGA
- a CDS encoding TonB-dependent receptor gives MRRTLVSICVLQAFSPFSWAEVEPVEKTAIELQATSITGAADYETAQGPLQGYHATRSASATRTDTSIHETPQSISVVSKAVVEDIGATRLQDALDYAGGVGRANNFGGQGLTTFTVRGFTTGEFYRNGFPINRGYPNMPDANTIERLEVLRGPATMLYGRGDPGGTFNVVSKQPLAEPTVTLGSQLNDQGMQRATLDASGPLDEQGRLAYRLNVVGEGGDTFRDHVETERYGVTPVITWQASDDTKVIFEGDFMRNNHPLDRGLTRFPNQRGTPSRDTFWGDKDVGKLHNDNNMAQLRFEHLLNDNWTLGGGFQWLDGTLAGNAIEANGTTSLGADGRTLQRNFNYRKLEWTDKDYQLNLTGHFSTGGFDHTLLTGIEYEDYDYKSIIQRSSAAVGTYPIDIFNPVYGQTRPPLTRTPTHDKENLKTYAAFVQDQVALTERLKVLAGARFERFEHEYESYVPGTKNWQAADNAVTPRVGVIYDLTDTVAVYADAARSFKPNTGASRQGGGFEPEKGKSYEMGVKWEALDRQLSVDAAIYQIEKKNVLTTDPVDSAFSVAAGQVRSRGFDLNVAGNLTPEWRVIGGYAYVDAEVTKDNTIRSCTRLLNIPRNSFSLLNVYEFQDGALKGLGLGAGGKYVDQRAGQTANTAFSMDAYTVVDLLSYYKVNDKVRLNLDVKNLFNREYEEGAFGNIYAYPGAPRTVQVGIAYTL, from the coding sequence ATGCGTCGTACCCTGGTTTCCATTTGTGTGCTTCAGGCGTTTTCCCCTTTCAGTTGGGCCGAGGTCGAACCGGTTGAAAAAACCGCTATCGAGCTGCAAGCCACCAGCATCACCGGCGCAGCCGACTATGAAACGGCCCAGGGGCCGTTGCAGGGATACCACGCCACACGTTCGGCCAGTGCGACGCGAACTGACACCTCCATTCATGAAACGCCGCAATCGATCAGCGTAGTGTCCAAGGCGGTGGTTGAAGACATCGGCGCCACGCGCTTGCAGGATGCGTTGGACTACGCCGGCGGCGTGGGCCGGGCCAACAACTTTGGCGGGCAGGGGCTCACCACCTTCACCGTGCGTGGCTTTACCACCGGCGAGTTCTACCGCAACGGTTTCCCGATCAACCGTGGCTACCCGAACATGCCGGACGCCAACACCATCGAGCGCCTCGAAGTGCTGCGCGGGCCGGCCACCATGCTCTACGGCCGTGGCGACCCCGGCGGCACGTTCAACGTGGTCTCCAAGCAACCGCTGGCCGAGCCGACCGTAACCCTCGGCAGTCAGCTGAATGACCAGGGCATGCAGCGCGCCACCCTCGACGCCTCCGGCCCACTGGACGAGCAAGGTCGCCTGGCCTATCGCCTGAACGTAGTGGGCGAGGGCGGCGACACCTTCCGTGACCATGTCGAGACCGAGCGCTACGGCGTGACCCCGGTGATCACCTGGCAGGCCAGCGATGACACCAAGGTGATCTTCGAAGGCGACTTCATGCGCAACAACCACCCGCTGGATCGCGGCCTCACGCGCTTCCCCAACCAGCGTGGCACGCCTTCGCGCGACACCTTCTGGGGTGACAAGGACGTGGGCAAGCTGCACAACGACAACAATATGGCGCAATTGCGTTTCGAGCATCTGCTCAACGACAACTGGACATTGGGCGGTGGGTTCCAGTGGCTGGATGGCACCCTGGCGGGCAACGCCATCGAGGCCAACGGCACGACCAGCCTGGGCGCCGACGGCCGCACGCTGCAACGCAATTTCAACTACCGCAAGCTGGAGTGGACCGACAAGGACTACCAGCTCAACCTGACCGGGCATTTCTCTACCGGCGGCTTCGATCACACTCTGCTGACCGGTATCGAGTACGAAGACTACGACTACAAGTCGATCATCCAGCGCTCCAGCGCCGCAGTAGGCACTTACCCGATCGATATCTTCAACCCGGTCTACGGCCAGACGCGCCCACCGCTGACGCGCACACCGACCCACGACAAGGAAAACCTCAAGACCTACGCGGCCTTTGTCCAGGACCAAGTGGCGTTGACCGAGCGTTTGAAAGTGTTGGCCGGTGCGCGCTTCGAACGCTTTGAACATGAATACGAATCCTACGTGCCGGGTACCAAGAACTGGCAAGCAGCGGACAATGCGGTCACCCCACGCGTGGGCGTGATCTACGACCTCACCGACACTGTGGCGGTGTATGCCGACGCCGCACGCTCGTTCAAGCCCAACACCGGCGCCAGCCGTCAGGGCGGTGGGTTTGAGCCGGAAAAAGGCAAGTCCTACGAGATGGGTGTGAAGTGGGAAGCGCTGGATCGCCAACTGAGCGTGGACGCAGCGATCTATCAGATCGAGAAGAAAAACGTCCTCACCACCGACCCAGTGGACTCAGCGTTCAGCGTTGCGGCTGGCCAAGTCCGCAGCCGTGGTTTTGACCTGAACGTAGCGGGCAACCTCACCCCTGAATGGCGCGTGATCGGCGGTTATGCCTATGTGGATGCCGAAGTGACCAAGGACAACACGATCCGCTCCTGCACCCGCCTGCTGAACATCCCGCGCAACAGCTTCAGCCTGCTCAACGTGTACGAGTTCCAGGACGGCGCCCTCAAGGGCCTGGGCCTGGGCGCCGGCGGCAAGTACGTCGACCAGCGCGCTGGCCAGACCGCCAACACGGCGTTCTCGATGGACGCCTACACCGTGGTCGACCTGCTCAGCTACTACAAGGTCAACGACAAGGTGCGGCTGAACCTGGATGTGAAGAACCTGTTCAACCGCGAGTATGAAGAAGGTGCGTTCGGCAACATCTACGCCTACCCAGGCGCGCCGCGCACGGTGCAGGTGGGAATCGCCTACACCCTGTAA
- a CDS encoding NADH:flavin oxidoreductase/NADH oxidase, with protein sequence MAALFEPFKLKDVTLRNRIAIPPMCQYMADDGIVNDWHQVHLASMARGGAGLVVVEATAVAPEGRITPGCAGIWSDAHAEAFVPMVKAIKAAGSVPGIQIAHAGRKASANRPWEGDDHIAASDARSWETIAPSAIAFGANLPQVPHAMTLDDIHRVKQNFVDAARRARDAGFEWIELHFAHGYLGQSFFSEHSNQRTDAYGGSFDNRSRFLLETLAAVREVWPENLPLTARFGVIEYDGRDEQTLTESIELARRFKAGGLDLLSVSVGFTIPDTNIPWGPAFMGPVAERVRREAGIPVTSAWGFGTPQLAEGALQAGHLDLVSVGRAHLADPHWAYFAAKELGVEKSSWTLPAPYAHWLERYR encoded by the coding sequence ATGGCAGCCTTGTTCGAACCCTTCAAACTCAAAGACGTCACCCTGCGCAATCGCATCGCCATTCCGCCGATGTGTCAGTACATGGCCGATGACGGCATCGTCAATGACTGGCACCAAGTGCACCTGGCCAGCATGGCCCGTGGCGGCGCCGGCCTGGTGGTGGTCGAAGCCACTGCCGTCGCCCCCGAAGGCCGCATCACTCCGGGCTGTGCCGGTATCTGGAGTGACGCCCACGCCGAGGCATTCGTACCGATGGTCAAGGCCATCAAGGCAGCGGGCTCGGTGCCGGGCATTCAGATTGCGCATGCCGGCCGCAAAGCCAGCGCCAATCGCCCATGGGAAGGCGATGACCACATAGCCGCATCCGATGCGCGCAGCTGGGAAACCATCGCGCCGTCGGCCATTGCGTTCGGCGCGAACCTGCCTCAGGTGCCGCATGCAATGACCCTGGACGATATCCACCGGGTCAAACAGAACTTCGTCGACGCCGCTCGTCGTGCCCGTGACGCCGGTTTTGAATGGATCGAGTTGCACTTCGCCCACGGCTACCTGGGCCAGAGCTTCTTCTCCGAGCATTCCAACCAGCGTACCGACGCCTACGGTGGCAGCTTCGACAACCGCAGCCGTTTCCTTCTGGAAACCCTGGCCGCGGTGCGTGAGGTGTGGCCGGAAAACCTGCCGCTGACCGCGCGTTTCGGCGTGATCGAGTACGACGGTCGTGACGAACAGACCCTCACCGAGTCCATCGAACTGGCCCGCCGCTTCAAGGCCGGTGGCCTGGACCTGCTGAGCGTCAGCGTCGGTTTCACCATCCCCGACACCAATATCCCGTGGGGCCCGGCCTTTATGGGCCCGGTCGCCGAGCGCGTGCGCCGCGAAGCCGGTATCCCGGTAACTTCGGCCTGGGGCTTTGGCACCCCGCAACTGGCGGAAGGCGCGTTGCAGGCCGGTCATCTGGACCTGGTATCGGTCGGCCGTGCGCACTTGGCTGATCCGCACTGGGCGTACTTTGCGGCCAAGGAACTGGGCGTTGAGAAGTCGTCCTGGACCTTGCCTGCGCCGTATGCGCATTGGTTGGAGCGGTATCGCTGA
- a CDS encoding helix-turn-helix domain-containing protein yields the protein MIRRMRAFKHPTLQDLTLERLLYALSDPVRLEIVRCLATVPEATCGELDGGRPKSSMSHHFRVLRDAGLVQTRSVGTTHMNSLRAEVLESRFPGLLECILAQR from the coding sequence ATGATTCGCCGCATGCGAGCCTTCAAACACCCCACCCTTCAAGACCTGACCCTCGAGCGTCTGCTGTACGCCTTGAGTGATCCGGTGCGCCTGGAAATCGTGCGCTGCCTGGCCACTGTGCCCGAGGCCACTTGCGGCGAACTGGACGGTGGGCGACCCAAGTCCAGCATGTCCCACCACTTTCGCGTATTGCGCGACGCCGGCCTGGTGCAAACCCGCAGCGTGGGTACAACCCACATGAACTCGCTGCGCGCCGAGGTGCTTGAAAGCCGCTTTCCGGGCCTGCTTGAGTGCATTCTGGCCCAGCGGTAA
- a CDS encoding metallophosphoesterase family protein: protein MKIGVISDTHGLLRPEAVVALQGCEQLIHAGDIGSPEILEQLAQIAPLYAVRGNNDQDAAWAARVPDHLSIDLKGWQTLVVHDIADVPALLDSYTRLVITGHSHKPLIEWRGATLYVNPGSAGRRRFKLPVTVAVLELGDTSIEPRLIALLD, encoded by the coding sequence ATGAAAATCGGCGTGATTTCCGATACCCACGGCCTGTTGCGCCCTGAAGCCGTAGTAGCCTTGCAGGGCTGCGAACAGCTTATCCATGCCGGCGATATCGGCAGCCCCGAGATTCTTGAGCAATTGGCGCAGATCGCGCCCCTGTATGCCGTGCGCGGCAATAATGATCAGGATGCAGCGTGGGCGGCGCGGGTGCCCGACCATCTGAGCATCGATTTAAAGGGCTGGCAGACATTGGTGGTGCATGACATCGCCGACGTCCCGGCCTTGCTCGATTCGTACACGCGCCTGGTGATCACCGGCCATTCGCACAAGCCGCTGATCGAATGGCGCGGCGCAACGCTGTATGTGAACCCCGGCAGTGCAGGGCGGCGGCGCTTCAAGTTGCCGGTAACCGTGGCGGTGCTGGAGCTGGGGGATACGTCGATAGAGCCGCGGCTGATCGCGCTGCTGGACTGA
- a CDS encoding GGDEF domain-containing protein, with translation MPANLRIRPRMQRLLSPAVAQAEVIGIIAWLGVLLADRENTFGLYLVAITGCLFAVYRFHRAATNYFVWRALGIVYMALLCVGFAYVIRIHPQLQVFALPLAVTLVVSSALLFIAAQDFLVAASVIWVVTWPNIQVGLYEGVEIYLFTFCAASVAIGFILNFSYLKNLRSVLLVESEFRVMAQTDYLTSLLNRRAFMESFAKLIDAGESGYFMMLDIDSFKLKNDQFGHDVGDKILCAMADCLKSTQGSHSVGRIGGEEFGVLLVGDDPAVACDFALRLLQAIRCSVAPPHDYTCSAGMARFTTGAELSAVLKCADRNLYASKGNGKDRVYLDGAPVAHGSVKPTVRRVYEDRA, from the coding sequence ATGCCGGCTAACTTGAGAATCAGACCGCGAATGCAGCGATTGCTGTCTCCTGCGGTTGCCCAGGCTGAGGTGATCGGGATCATCGCGTGGTTGGGCGTGTTGCTGGCTGACCGTGAAAACACCTTTGGTCTGTATCTGGTGGCCATCACCGGTTGTCTGTTTGCGGTGTATCGATTTCACCGTGCGGCAACCAACTATTTTGTGTGGCGGGCGTTGGGTATCGTCTATATGGCGCTGCTCTGCGTCGGGTTCGCCTACGTGATTCGCATACATCCGCAACTGCAGGTGTTTGCCTTGCCTCTTGCCGTGACCCTGGTGGTCAGCAGCGCACTGCTGTTTATCGCCGCTCAGGATTTCCTGGTAGCCGCCAGCGTGATCTGGGTAGTGACGTGGCCGAATATCCAGGTGGGCCTTTACGAAGGTGTGGAAATTTACCTGTTTACCTTTTGCGCGGCCTCGGTGGCGATCGGCTTTATCCTGAATTTTTCCTACCTGAAAAACCTGCGTTCGGTGCTGCTGGTAGAGAGTGAGTTCAGAGTAATGGCGCAAACCGATTACCTGACGTCCTTGTTGAACCGACGGGCGTTCATGGAGAGCTTCGCCAAGCTGATTGACGCGGGCGAAAGCGGCTATTTCATGATGTTGGATATCGACAGTTTCAAGTTGAAGAATGACCAGTTCGGCCACGACGTCGGCGACAAGATCCTGTGCGCCATGGCCGATTGCCTCAAATCCACCCAGGGCAGTCACAGTGTCGGTCGTATCGGTGGCGAGGAGTTTGGCGTGCTGCTGGTGGGGGATGATCCGGCCGTAGCGTGCGACTTTGCGCTGCGCCTGCTGCAAGCGATCCGCTGCAGTGTCGCGCCGCCCCATGACTACACCTGCAGCGCCGGCATGGCGCGGTTTACGACCGGGGCCGAGCTGTCGGCGGTGCTCAAATGCGCGGATCGCAACCTTTACGCATCCAAAGGCAACGGCAAAGACCGTGTGTATCTAGACGGCGCACCGGTTGCTCACGGTTCAGTCAAGCCCACAGTAAGGAGGGTATATGAGGATCGAGCTTGA